One Hyphomicrobiales bacterium genomic region harbors:
- a CDS encoding carbon monoxide dehydrogenase subunit G — translation MQMNDEIRIAAPRVQVFASLNDPEILKACIPGCESLEKLSDRELSAIVMAKVGPVKARFKGVVTLSDLNPPESYTISGEGKGGAAGFAKGAAKVHLSEDGDGTLLRYEVKADVGGKLAQLGSRLVDGAARHYARDFFAAFKGRLEKPAEAVPELAPAEAAPARAASRRLWIVLAAAIVIALIVAYALS, via the coding sequence ATGCAGATGAATGACGAGATACGGATTGCCGCTCCGCGCGTGCAGGTGTTCGCCAGCCTCAACGACCCGGAAATCCTCAAGGCTTGCATTCCTGGCTGCGAATCCCTGGAAAAATTGTCGGATCGTGAGCTTTCCGCGATCGTCATGGCCAAGGTCGGACCGGTGAAAGCCCGCTTCAAGGGCGTGGTGACGCTGTCCGACCTCAACCCGCCGGAAAGCTACACGATCTCCGGCGAAGGCAAGGGCGGAGCGGCCGGTTTCGCCAAGGGCGCCGCCAAGGTTCATCTGTCCGAGGATGGCGACGGCACGCTGCTGCGTTACGAGGTCAAAGCCGATGTCGGCGGCAAGCTGGCCCAGCTCGGCAGCCGTCTGGTCGATGGCGCGGCGCGGCATTACGCGAGGGATTTCTTTGCCGCCTTCAAGGGCCGGCTGGAGAAACCGGCCGAGGCGGTGCCCGAGCTGGCGCCGGCGGAGGCGGCGCCTGCCCGCGCCGCAAGCCGGCGGCTTTGGATCGTGCTTGCCGCCGCGATCGTGATCGCGCTCATCGTTGCCTATGCTCTGAGCTGA